Proteins from one Victivallis lenta genomic window:
- a CDS encoding esterase/lipase family protein, with protein sequence MKPIHAVFALFLLLVLAGCAASPVGSYQSTAVSNSILNSELALAARSYEGIDRNPVVIIHGFLGARLADPAGPVWGNFSTATFSDANLKALGLPMEIGKPLAALVSPSVPAGILDDAEIRFAGFTFRQPGYGLAVDRLVKAGYVDGSRPLPRGRKHPNLFSFAYDWRRDLPESAAKLHEFLLEKRRYLQELYEAEYGVRDYDVQFDLVAHSMGGLLARYYLMYGDQDLPHDPEKLPELDWRGCLMVDKLLVVGTPNDGYLDTFRELVEGLVLVPGAPRLPSGILATFPSYYQMLPGASGGTVAFELSGGAGLAAYDLFNPNAWLQNKWGLGDPANDRYWKLVIPDAESKTPEERRLIARDHLIKCLVRAWQFRRALSVPSAPPENCLLYLFAGDAVDTAAVIRVGADGRLLETEYSAGDGKVLVSSARFDSKTREIKMPPFSRSPIEWRAVYHIGAAHMGFFASDAFWKNARYNLLMQPTPEQRVRYKLNE encoded by the coding sequence ATGAAGCCGATACACGCCGTTTTCGCACTGTTTCTGCTGCTCGTGCTCGCCGGCTGCGCAGCTTCGCCGGTCGGTTCGTACCAGTCGACCGCCGTGAGTAATTCGATCCTGAACAGCGAACTCGCGCTCGCCGCCCGCTCCTATGAGGGAATCGACCGGAATCCGGTTGTCATCATCCACGGCTTTCTCGGGGCGCGGCTCGCGGACCCGGCCGGGCCGGTCTGGGGCAATTTCTCGACCGCGACTTTTTCGGATGCGAATCTGAAGGCGCTCGGGCTGCCGATGGAGATCGGAAAACCGCTCGCCGCGCTCGTCTCCCCGTCGGTCCCTGCCGGAATTCTCGACGATGCCGAGATCCGTTTCGCCGGTTTCACGTTCCGCCAGCCCGGCTACGGCCTGGCCGTGGACCGGCTTGTGAAGGCCGGCTACGTCGACGGCAGCCGTCCGCTGCCGCGCGGCAGGAAGCACCCGAATCTGTTCAGCTTCGCCTACGACTGGCGGCGGGACCTGCCGGAGAGCGCCGCGAAGCTGCACGAATTTCTGCTCGAAAAGCGCAGATATCTGCAGGAGCTCTACGAAGCGGAGTACGGCGTCCGGGATTACGATGTTCAGTTCGACCTCGTCGCACACTCCATGGGCGGGCTGCTGGCCCGCTACTACCTGATGTACGGCGACCAGGATCTGCCGCATGACCCCGAGAAGCTGCCGGAACTTGACTGGCGCGGCTGCCTGATGGTTGACAAGCTGCTGGTGGTCGGCACGCCGAACGACGGCTATCTCGACACGTTCCGCGAGCTGGTCGAGGGGCTCGTGCTGGTGCCGGGTGCGCCGCGGCTGCCGTCCGGCATTCTGGCGACTTTCCCGAGTTACTACCAGATGCTGCCGGGGGCGTCGGGCGGAACGGTCGCCTTCGAGCTCAGCGGCGGCGCGGGGCTTGCGGCCTACGACCTTTTCAACCCGAATGCGTGGCTCCAGAACAAATGGGGACTCGGCGACCCGGCCAACGACCGTTACTGGAAGCTCGTGATTCCGGATGCGGAGTCGAAGACGCCGGAGGAACGCCGCCTCATCGCGCGGGACCACCTGATCAAATGCCTCGTCCGCGCCTGGCAGTTCCGCCGCGCGCTGTCGGTTCCCTCCGCGCCGCCCGAGAACTGCCTGCTCTATCTTTTTGCGGGCGACGCGGTCGATACCGCGGCGGTCATCCGGGTCGGCGCCGACGGCAGGCTGCTCGAGACCGAATACAGCGCCGGCGACGGCAAGGTGCTGGTTTCGAGCGCGCGGTTCGACAGCAAGACGCGGGAGATTAAAATGCCGCCCTTTTCGCGGTCGCCGATCGAATGGCGCGCCGTGTATCACATCGGCGCGGCGCATATGGGATTCTTTGCGAGCGACGCCTTCTGGAAAAACGCCCGCTACAATTTGCTCATGCAGCCGACGCCGGAGCAGCGGGTGCGTTACAAACTCAACGAATGA
- the folB gene encoding dihydroneopterin aldolase: MDRIFISGLRVNAIIGCYPAERERRQGVTIDVELETDLAEAARSDELADTVNYAEIEERIQALAAGSSFKLIEALAGAVGRLVLEYDAVRRAKVRIDKPGAAQHARSVAVELEFQREK, translated from the coding sequence ATGGACAGGATTTTCATCAGCGGCCTGCGGGTCAATGCGATCATCGGCTGTTACCCGGCGGAACGGGAACGGCGACAGGGCGTCACGATCGACGTCGAGCTCGAAACCGACCTGGCAGAAGCGGCCCGGAGCGACGAACTCGCCGATACGGTCAATTACGCCGAGATCGAAGAGCGGATTCAGGCTCTCGCGGCCGGCTCGTCGTTCAAGCTCATCGAGGCGCTGGCCGGAGCGGTCGGCCGCCTCGTGCTCGAATATGACGCGGTGCGGCGCGCGAAGGTCAGGATCGACAAGCCGGGCGCCGCGCAGCATGCCCGGTCGGTCGCGGTCGAACTTGAATTTCAGCGGGAGAAATGA
- a CDS encoding flavin reductase family protein → MPNSDRWKEIAFSDFNCDAFRIWKEEHLVLAAGDFAANEYNAMAVGGGFLGFLWGEPAVMVLVRPQRRTFELLERYDTFTLSVFDSRYRDAVAELGAVSGRDVPDKLAAAGFTAVEAGRVEAPAIAEAELVIECRKTCRAALHGRDFCDKSLIESRYPGRDYHSCFFGRVLRIAGGDKYWNAEALLEHYGRH, encoded by the coding sequence ATGCCGAACTCGGATCGTTGGAAAGAGATCGCCTTTTCCGACTTCAACTGCGATGCGTTCCGCATCTGGAAGGAGGAACACCTCGTGCTTGCCGCCGGAGATTTTGCGGCGAACGAATATAATGCGATGGCGGTCGGCGGCGGATTTCTCGGTTTTCTCTGGGGAGAGCCGGCGGTCATGGTGCTGGTTCGTCCGCAGCGCCGCACCTTCGAGCTTCTCGAACGGTACGACACGTTCACGCTGTCGGTTTTCGACTCCCGTTACCGCGACGCCGTCGCGGAACTCGGCGCCGTTTCGGGGCGGGATGTGCCGGACAAGCTCGCCGCCGCCGGCTTCACGGCCGTTGAAGCCGGGCGGGTCGAAGCGCCGGCCATCGCCGAAGCCGAACTCGTGATCGAATGCCGGAAAACCTGCCGCGCCGCGCTGCACGGCCGGGATTTCTGCGACAAGAGCCTGATCGAATCCCGGTATCCCGGCCGCGACTACCACTCCTGCTTCTTCGGGCGCGTGCTGCGGATTGCGGGCGGGGATAAATATTGGAACGCGGAAGCACTGTTGGAGCATTATGGCAGACATTAA
- the mutS gene encoding DNA mismatch repair protein MutS, protein MADINLTPMMQQYREAKASIPPDAVLLFRLGDFYEEFFEDAEKVSSVLELTLTRRQGYPMCGFPYHALDTYLPRLVAAGVKVAIAEQMEDPRLAKGIVKRQITRVITPGTIVDNALLSPSCNNYLTCLVQGKDVWALASLDISTGEFRVCRIAGNDKLATEFNRLGARECVISHRLDARFNEEEGARPEPRTKLLWTTVDNDYFDFSFAEDFLKRQFKVGTLDGFGLRDLPDAVSAAGAVLRYATENLRQDASHICRIELYSLDSSLELDSISLRNLELVETMFGTGKNGSLLGVLDHTETPMGGRKLRNWVLRPLCDHDAIVARLDAVGAFRDDPLTLAELRETIGVVRDLERIVGRLNVGNANARDLQTLAVSLDVLPGVKSLLANFNVPLLETLNGRLELFPELVEKIESAIAENPPAQLSDGGVIRAGYNAELDELRSAATDGKAWLSQIQLREQERTGIRSLKVKYNSVFGYYIEVSKANLSMVPEDYVRKQTLVNAERFITPELKELESKILGAEEKAKALEAQLFQELREFALQYTVRIQTAADALAGVDALASLAECARLHGYRRPRIFEDDRLIVKAGRHPVLDAAMGTDKFVPNDCLLDGDRNRMMLITGPNMAGKSTYIRQTALLVVLAQMGSFVPAESMELGLVDRIFTRVGAADDLARGQSTFMVEMVETANILNHVTPKSLVILDEIGRGTSTFDGLSIAWAVAEFLHDDPSCRCRTQFATHYHELTELAQTRRGVNNYNVAVKEYGDQIIFLRQIVPGSTDRSYGIHVAKLAGIPQPVIERANVILELLEKAADAPRDAISALPRQTVKARRRKGDVDENDDMIQLRLL, encoded by the coding sequence ATGGCAGACATTAATCTCACCCCCATGATGCAGCAGTATCGCGAGGCGAAGGCGTCGATTCCGCCCGATGCGGTCCTGCTGTTCCGGCTCGGCGACTTTTACGAGGAGTTTTTCGAGGATGCGGAGAAGGTCAGCTCGGTGCTCGAGCTGACCCTGACCCGGCGGCAGGGCTACCCGATGTGCGGATTTCCGTATCACGCGCTCGACACCTATCTGCCGCGGCTCGTCGCGGCGGGGGTCAAGGTCGCCATCGCCGAGCAGATGGAGGACCCGCGCCTTGCGAAAGGGATCGTCAAGCGGCAGATCACCCGGGTCATCACGCCCGGAACCATCGTCGACAACGCGCTGCTCTCCCCCTCCTGCAACAACTATCTGACCTGTCTCGTGCAGGGCAAAGACGTGTGGGCGCTCGCCAGCCTCGACATCAGCACCGGCGAATTCCGGGTCTGCCGGATCGCCGGGAACGACAAGCTCGCCACGGAATTCAACCGGCTCGGCGCGCGCGAGTGCGTGATCAGCCACCGGCTCGACGCCCGGTTCAACGAGGAGGAGGGAGCCCGCCCCGAACCGCGCACGAAGCTGCTCTGGACCACGGTGGACAACGATTATTTCGATTTCTCCTTCGCCGAGGATTTCCTGAAGCGCCAGTTCAAGGTCGGCACGCTGGACGGGTTCGGGCTGCGGGATCTGCCCGATGCGGTCTCCGCCGCCGGGGCCGTGCTGCGTTACGCGACCGAAAATCTCCGGCAGGATGCTTCGCACATCTGCCGGATCGAGCTGTATAGTTTGGATTCCTCGCTCGAGCTCGATTCGATTTCGCTGCGGAATCTCGAGCTGGTCGAGACGATGTTCGGCACCGGCAAAAACGGTTCGCTGCTCGGCGTGCTCGATCATACCGAAACCCCGATGGGCGGCCGCAAACTGCGGAACTGGGTGCTGCGCCCGCTCTGTGACCATGATGCGATCGTCGCGCGGCTCGATGCGGTCGGCGCCTTCCGGGACGATCCGCTGACGCTGGCCGAGCTGCGCGAAACGATCGGCGTCGTGCGCGACCTCGAGCGCATCGTCGGGCGGCTGAACGTCGGCAACGCGAACGCGCGGGATCTTCAGACGCTGGCCGTGTCGCTCGATGTTCTGCCGGGGGTCAAGAGCCTGCTCGCGAATTTCAATGTTCCGCTGCTCGAAACGCTGAACGGCCGGCTCGAGCTCTTTCCGGAACTGGTCGAAAAGATCGAAAGCGCGATCGCGGAGAATCCGCCGGCGCAGCTCTCCGACGGCGGTGTGATCCGGGCCGGCTACAATGCGGAGCTCGACGAGCTCCGCAGCGCCGCGACCGACGGCAAGGCGTGGCTTTCGCAGATTCAGCTCCGGGAACAGGAACGGACCGGCATCCGGTCGCTGAAAGTCAAGTACAACTCGGTTTTCGGCTACTACATCGAGGTCAGCAAAGCCAACCTTTCGATGGTGCCGGAAGACTACGTGCGCAAGCAGACGCTGGTCAACGCCGAACGGTTCATCACGCCGGAGCTCAAGGAGCTCGAAAGCAAGATCCTCGGCGCGGAGGAGAAGGCGAAGGCGCTTGAGGCGCAGCTGTTTCAGGAGCTGCGGGAGTTTGCGCTTCAATACACCGTCCGGATTCAGACCGCCGCCGACGCGCTGGCCGGAGTCGATGCGCTTGCGAGCCTCGCCGAGTGCGCCCGGCTCCACGGCTACCGCCGCCCGCGCATTTTCGAGGACGACCGGCTGATCGTCAAGGCGGGCCGCCACCCCGTGCTCGATGCGGCGATGGGGACGGACAAATTCGTGCCGAACGACTGTCTGCTCGACGGCGACCGCAACCGCATGATGCTGATCACCGGGCCGAACATGGCCGGCAAATCGACCTACATCCGGCAGACTGCGCTGCTGGTGGTGCTCGCGCAGATGGGATCGTTCGTTCCGGCCGAGTCGATGGAGCTCGGGCTGGTCGACCGGATTTTCACGCGCGTCGGCGCGGCCGACGACCTGGCGCGCGGCCAGAGCACCTTTATGGTCGAGATGGTCGAAACCGCGAACATCCTGAACCATGTGACGCCGAAGAGCCTGGTCATTCTCGACGAGATCGGCCGCGGCACGAGCACGTTCGACGGGCTTTCGATCGCCTGGGCGGTCGCGGAGTTCCTGCACGACGACCCCTCCTGCCGCTGCCGTACGCAGTTTGCGACGCACTACCACGAGCTGACCGAACTCGCCCAGACCCGGCGCGGCGTCAACAACTACAACGTTGCGGTGAAGGAGTACGGCGACCAGATCATCTTCCTGCGGCAGATCGTGCCGGGCAGCACGGACCGCAGCTACGGAATCCATGTCGCGAAGCTGGCCGGAATTCCGCAGCCGGTCATTGAGCGCGCCAACGTGATCCTCGAGCTGCTCGAAAAGGCCGCCGATGCGCCGCGCGACGCAATTTCGGCGCTGCCGCGCCAGACGGTCAAAGCCCGGCGGCGCAAGGGCGACGTCGATGAAAACGACGATATGATCCAGCTCCGGCTGCTGTAA
- a CDS encoding alpha-amylase family protein: MKSAISVCLVCLALLPAAVPVPAAEDETFPPVEQLPAEVVLAPQPEVAVDADGNYLVNGRIRYLLGVQSVTGSSADDIAPTSGYDASLKWLYEEPLTYRNAQRLGFDTVAVFTATDWIRRIFPEFRDKAFSEKNKAAGKAVQTNGLPTLVDFTAFPWGHGKIAEDPAFAARLPEGAVNEYRSRANNHWVPYNPFHPEGKKLYRMIWEAGVRELQQGGNPLMLCELFNEPAYDDPSPYNRKLFAGFLEKRYGTPGAMNQAYGSSYPDFASAANFRTANENRGLFVDWSKFMESGFIELTKLGVETIRGLAPDARLCFQVMGGSYYRSLPRSNMNLFEINRQLDAISLPTGGGVSIEPAAGYDAPPEYAGSAPAVHSGVTEGILMRAFFRALADGKPMHNPEAYTGSNYRSTLNRIWLDFVRGSNATYLFEWSKRAWDWEPAGSEEGGRRIAEKFPWMILNPYAYPAADFRSIMDAKKEIFRFAEYFAPRSRNIPCETAVLLSHPTERMAGAVPIPARNEITTAAGALAFTHRPFDAVLEEQLPEGRLGRYKAVVAVGVRNTLPGTAEALRRFVEAGGILIAGREFMTEDEYGRPSDAAGLFAGLSFEKNENAGLEEISFAVPRPAALPGRLAGRNTVRMKLSGNWKVLGSCGDTPAFAVRKLGQGAVYVFTPQLQDYALGALLGTALERHGIRPALDLVRHPQGDLAVNVEAHAAKRGGTTLFYLFNWDGYPKLVELALPPGSSAADLIRNRALPVRNGRALQLLEPQNRAIIGAGGKAELEAAFGPLPPLTRSELEREADALAAAVRAERAARAAAAFRYEVDPAQTAPLDLREHCNRGFADSVAGDGKGGWTDQGRDNSLGGVPWGTLEFLGVPCELIRFDQNDNRTCIMLHSKSVRSELPVSVENIPVNAKVRSLVFFHTAAWFQNGREAMRYRIRYASGRTLELPVVCGENIGDWWMGSANYAVNHLVAWKNRENRGFYGWRWVNPAPEDEIRSFDIVGNDGEIVPAVLAVSAERYDGRAAAVPVRIGQPALSGFGGIAAEQRDGLVRAVVTEKTGPWGGLMLHAKDFRPLVRRPGLLERGTLRFEVNGGCDQFGNARGGQKIQLTLLAAGRDFRQNRHGAMQNLENGLAEKAVDNDPATFQEVRIPLSRFGKLPENANGLFFQLRGDNSSGFEIRDIVIELPEEDDPPPVPVRTERLLPVNPKELYAIGQVRVQAENGGVAVQTAAESGPWSGFITHFAPLPDITPEEWKNGSLEFELDGGKTGGQQLQFTLSDRRTKQNSRQVSAGKIVPGRQTVTLPLGAFAVDGRAPEVTSLMVQFQADKSGIAPFTMGPARIVTVK, translated from the coding sequence ATGAAATCCGCAATTTCCGTCTGTCTCGTCTGTCTCGCCCTTCTGCCGGCCGCCGTCCCCGTTCCCGCAGCGGAGGACGAAACATTTCCGCCGGTCGAACAGCTTCCCGCCGAAGTCGTCCTCGCTCCTCAGCCGGAGGTTGCAGTCGACGCGGACGGCAACTATCTGGTGAACGGCCGCATCCGCTACCTGCTCGGCGTGCAGAGCGTCACCGGCAGCTCGGCCGACGACATCGCTCCGACCAGCGGCTACGACGCAAGCCTGAAATGGCTCTACGAGGAACCGCTGACCTATCGGAACGCGCAGCGCCTCGGCTTCGACACGGTCGCCGTTTTCACCGCCACCGACTGGATCAGGCGAATCTTCCCGGAATTCCGCGACAAGGCGTTCTCCGAAAAAAACAAGGCGGCCGGGAAAGCCGTGCAGACGAACGGGCTGCCGACCCTTGTGGACTTCACGGCCTTCCCGTGGGGCCACGGAAAAATCGCCGAGGATCCGGCATTCGCCGCCCGGCTGCCGGAAGGAGCAGTCAACGAATACCGCTCCCGGGCCAACAACCACTGGGTCCCGTACAATCCGTTCCATCCCGAAGGAAAAAAACTCTACCGCATGATCTGGGAAGCGGGCGTCCGGGAGCTGCAGCAGGGCGGCAATCCGCTCATGCTCTGCGAACTCTTCAACGAACCGGCCTACGACGACCCGAGTCCGTACAACCGGAAGCTGTTCGCCGGATTTCTCGAAAAACGGTACGGCACGCCCGGGGCGATGAACCAGGCCTACGGCAGCAGCTACCCGGATTTCGCATCGGCCGCAAACTTCAGGACCGCGAATGAGAACCGCGGGCTCTTCGTCGACTGGTCGAAGTTCATGGAATCCGGCTTCATCGAGCTTACAAAGCTCGGCGTCGAAACCATCCGCGGCCTGGCTCCCGATGCCCGGCTCTGCTTTCAGGTCATGGGCGGCAGCTATTACCGCAGTTTGCCGCGCTCGAACATGAATCTCTTCGAAATCAACCGGCAGCTCGACGCGATCTCGCTGCCGACCGGCGGCGGCGTCTCGATCGAACCGGCGGCGGGCTACGACGCGCCGCCCGAGTACGCGGGTTCGGCTCCGGCGGTCCACTCCGGCGTCACCGAAGGAATCCTGATGCGCGCCTTCTTCCGGGCGCTGGCCGACGGCAAGCCGATGCACAACCCCGAGGCGTACACAGGCAGCAACTACCGCTCGACCCTGAACCGGATCTGGCTCGACTTCGTGCGCGGCTCGAACGCGACCTACCTCTTCGAGTGGTCGAAGCGCGCCTGGGACTGGGAACCGGCCGGAAGCGAAGAGGGCGGCAGGCGCATCGCCGAAAAGTTCCCGTGGATGATCCTGAACCCGTACGCCTATCCCGCCGCCGACTTCCGGTCGATCATGGACGCCAAAAAGGAGATCTTCCGTTTCGCCGAATACTTCGCGCCGCGCAGCCGGAACATTCCGTGTGAAACGGCGGTTCTGCTTTCGCACCCGACCGAACGCATGGCCGGCGCCGTGCCGATTCCGGCCCGGAACGAGATCACGACGGCCGCCGGAGCGCTCGCCTTCACGCACCGCCCCTTCGACGCGGTGCTTGAGGAGCAGCTGCCCGAAGGCCGGCTCGGTCGATACAAAGCGGTCGTCGCCGTCGGCGTCCGGAATACGCTGCCGGGTACCGCGGAGGCGCTGCGGCGTTTCGTCGAAGCAGGCGGCATCCTCATCGCCGGGCGCGAATTCATGACCGAGGACGAATACGGCCGCCCGTCCGACGCCGCCGGACTCTTCGCCGGACTTTCGTTCGAAAAAAACGAAAATGCCGGGCTCGAAGAAATCTCGTTCGCCGTCCCCCGCCCGGCCGCCCTGCCCGGCAGGCTTGCCGGACGCAACACGGTCCGGATGAAACTCTCCGGCAATTGGAAGGTGCTCGGCTCGTGCGGAGACACGCCGGCCTTCGCCGTCCGCAAGCTCGGCCAAGGCGCCGTCTACGTATTTACGCCGCAGCTTCAGGATTACGCGCTCGGAGCGCTGCTCGGCACCGCGCTTGAGCGGCACGGCATCCGTCCGGCGCTCGATCTTGTCCGCCATCCGCAGGGGGATCTTGCGGTCAATGTCGAAGCGCACGCCGCGAAGCGCGGCGGCACGACGCTGTTTTACCTGTTCAACTGGGACGGCTACCCGAAGCTCGTCGAGCTCGCGCTCCCGCCCGGAAGCTCCGCCGCGGATTTGATCCGCAACCGGGCGCTTCCGGTGCGGAACGGCCGGGCGCTCCAGCTGCTCGAACCGCAGAACCGCGCGATAATCGGCGCCGGCGGCAAAGCGGAGCTTGAAGCGGCTTTCGGCCCGCTCCCTCCGCTCACCCGCTCCGAGCTGGAACGGGAAGCCGATGCGCTCGCGGCCGCCGTCCGGGCCGAAAGGGCCGCCCGCGCCGCCGCCGCTTTCCGTTACGAGGTCGATCCGGCGCAGACCGCGCCGCTCGACCTGCGGGAGCACTGCAACCGCGGCTTTGCGGACAGCGTCGCCGGCGACGGCAAAGGCGGCTGGACCGATCAGGGCCGCGACAACTCGCTCGGCGGCGTGCCGTGGGGAACCCTGGAATTCCTCGGTGTGCCGTGCGAGCTGATCCGCTTCGACCAGAACGACAACCGGACCTGCATCATGCTGCATTCGAAATCGGTCCGCAGCGAATTGCCCGTCTCGGTCGAAAACATCCCGGTCAACGCGAAAGTGCGGTCGCTCGTCTTCTTCCACACCGCCGCCTGGTTCCAAAACGGCAGGGAGGCCATGCGCTACCGCATCCGCTACGCTTCGGGGCGAACGCTCGAACTCCCGGTCGTCTGCGGGGAGAACATCGGCGACTGGTGGATGGGCAGCGCGAATTACGCGGTCAACCATCTCGTCGCCTGGAAGAACAGGGAAAACCGCGGCTTTTACGGCTGGCGCTGGGTCAATCCGGCGCCGGAGGACGAAATCCGCTCTTTCGACATCGTCGGGAACGACGGCGAAATCGTCCCCGCCGTGCTTGCGGTTTCGGCGGAACGGTACGACGGCAGAGCGGCGGCCGTTCCGGTCCGCATCGGGCAGCCGGCACTTTCCGGCTTCGGCGGCATCGCCGCCGAACAGCGCGACGGGCTCGTCCGGGCCGTCGTGACGGAGAAAACCGGCCCGTGGGGCGGCCTTATGCTGCATGCGAAGGATTTCCGTCCGCTCGTCCGCAGACCGGGCCTGCTTGAGCGCGGCACGCTCCGCTTCGAGGTCAACGGCGGGTGCGATCAGTTCGGCAATGCGCGCGGCGGGCAGAAAATTCAACTGACGCTTCTTGCCGCCGGCCGCGATTTCCGCCAAAACAGGCACGGCGCCATGCAGAATCTCGAAAACGGGCTCGCGGAGAAGGCGGTCGACAACGACCCGGCGACATTCCAGGAGGTCCGAATCCCGCTGTCGCGGTTCGGAAAACTCCCGGAAAATGCGAATGGACTCTTCTTCCAGCTTCGCGGCGACAATTCAAGCGGATTTGAAATCCGCGACATCGTCATCGAACTGCCTGAGGAGGACGATCCGCCGCCGGTTCCGGTCAGGACCGAACGGCTCCTGCCGGTGAATCCGAAGGAACTGTATGCGATCGGCCAGGTCCGGGTGCAGGCGGAAAACGGCGGAGTTGCCGTACAGACCGCGGCCGAAAGCGGCCCGTGGTCCGGCTTCATCACCCATTTCGCCCCCCTGCCGGACATCACGCCGGAAGAGTGGAAAAACGGCTCGCTCGAATTTGAGCTCGACGGCGGCAAAACCGGCGGCCAGCAGCTTCAGTTCACGCTGTCGGACCGCCGGACGAAGCAGAACTCCCGGCAGGTCTCCGCCGGAAAAATCGTCCCGGGCAGACAGACCGTGACGCTGCCGCTCGGCGCCTTCGCCGTTGACGGCAGGGCGCCCGAAGTCACCAGCCTCATGGTCCAGTTCCAGGCCGACAAAAGCGGAATCGCCCCGTTCACCATGGGCCCGGCCAGAATCGTCACGGTAAAATAG
- a CDS encoding beta-galactosidase yields MHHRDMRKIFPADSGEVLLNPGMGYLFLQRGHRKVRFDELAPGEWFLSRPLSDKIIFDVAWSVVEPEEGRFDWENPAWEGCMQSWIDAGFKVGLQIRGMGANGTFRNDGTPQWVFDAGAGFIDEPGPPDGPPRRYPVYWDPVYLEKSANFIAAFGERYNRNPAVEMVFQGFLGHFGEMHLSEHTPIRPWAEAGFTLKRYTAALKHLTGAFKAAFPDKPIFQELGNPSYNTPCPGCGAEPISLVQAKELVPYLVSEGINLKYNGLGANWDRWGSDPFIEGWYVDYCRAYHDRVRLIVENIATFHAPAELETLRRCHASYTNRGGELPGLPECRIGELDDDCFRRMENYDPLGKRHYLDGTRGRPELRQRVQYDAARIAGYRLLPAELHYPAALRPGETAVLTSYWENRGAAKPHDDFGILYALVAENGETVWESVTAPILPTSTLAWAPGERTGERTELHLPPGLPPGRFRLAVGMRRLADLRPIRLPLYGGDGFRYDLGPIELAKEPLS; encoded by the coding sequence ATGCATCACCGCGACATGCGCAAAATCTTCCCGGCCGACAGCGGCGAAGTGCTGCTGAATCCCGGCATGGGTTACCTGTTCCTCCAGCGCGGACACCGTAAAGTCCGCTTCGACGAGCTTGCTCCCGGAGAATGGTTTCTCTCCCGGCCGCTCTCCGACAAGATCATCTTCGACGTCGCCTGGAGCGTCGTCGAACCGGAAGAGGGCCGCTTCGACTGGGAGAATCCGGCGTGGGAAGGCTGCATGCAGAGCTGGATCGACGCCGGATTCAAGGTCGGGCTGCAGATTCGCGGAATGGGCGCAAACGGCACTTTCCGCAATGACGGAACGCCGCAATGGGTCTTCGACGCAGGAGCAGGATTCATCGACGAACCCGGTCCTCCGGACGGGCCGCCGCGCCGCTACCCGGTCTACTGGGACCCGGTTTATCTCGAAAAAAGCGCGAATTTCATCGCGGCCTTCGGCGAACGCTACAACCGCAATCCGGCAGTCGAGATGGTCTTTCAGGGGTTTCTCGGCCATTTCGGCGAGATGCATCTGTCGGAGCACACGCCGATCCGCCCCTGGGCCGAAGCCGGCTTCACCCTCAAACGCTACACGGCGGCGCTGAAACACCTGACCGGCGCATTCAAGGCCGCCTTCCCGGACAAGCCGATTTTCCAGGAGCTCGGGAACCCGAGCTACAACACCCCCTGCCCCGGCTGCGGCGCGGAACCGATTTCGCTCGTGCAGGCGAAGGAGCTCGTGCCGTACCTCGTTTCGGAGGGGATCAACCTCAAATACAACGGGCTCGGCGCCAACTGGGACCGCTGGGGGAGCGACCCCTTCATCGAAGGATGGTACGTCGACTACTGCCGCGCCTATCACGACCGGGTCAGGCTCATCGTCGAAAACATCGCAACCTTCCATGCTCCCGCCGAGCTCGAAACGCTGCGGCGCTGTCACGCCTCCTACACGAACCGCGGCGGCGAGCTGCCGGGACTGCCGGAGTGCCGGATCGGCGAACTCGACGACGACTGCTTCCGCCGCATGGAAAACTACGATCCGCTCGGCAAGCGCCACTACCTCGACGGAACGCGCGGCAGACCGGAGCTCCGGCAGCGCGTGCAGTACGACGCAGCCCGCATCGCCGGCTACCGCCTGCTGCCCGCCGAGCTCCATTATCCGGCAGCGCTCCGGCCCGGCGAAACCGCCGTGCTGACCAGCTACTGGGAGAACCGCGGCGCCGCCAAGCCGCACGACGACTTCGGCATCCTCTACGCCCTCGTCGCCGAGAACGGCGAAACCGTCTGGGAGAGCGTGACCGCCCCCATCCTGCCGACCTCCACACTCGCCTGGGCGCCGGGGGAACGAACCGGGGAACGCACGGAACTGCACCTGCCGCCAGGCCTGCCGCCGGGACGTTTCCGGCTGGCTGTCGGCATGCGCCGTCTCGCCGACCTCCGGCCGATCCGGCTGCCGCTCTACGGCGGAGACGGCTTCCGGTACGACCTCGGCCCGATCGAACTTGCAAAGGAACCGCTTTCATGA